Below is a window of Shewanella khirikhana DNA.
TGAGGTAAAAGGTTTTGCCGGTGAAGATCCAACGCCTGCGCTGGAAGGTGCCGATGTGGTACTGATTTCTGCCGGTGTTGCCCGTAAGCCTGGCATGGACCGTTCTGATCTGTTCAACATCAACGCCGGTATCGTGCGTAACCTGATTGAAAAAGTGGCGGTTACCTGTCCAAAGGCGCTGGTTGGTATCATCACCAACCCAGTAAACACCACTGTTGCCATCGCTGCTGAAGTGCTGAAAAAGGCCGGTGTTTACGACAAGAACCGTCTGTTCGGTGTGACCACTCTGGACGTTATCCGCGCTGAGACCTTCGTTGCTGAAGCCAAAGGCGTTGACGTAGCCAGCGTGAAAGTAAACGTGATTGGCGGCCACAGTGGCGTGACCATTCTGCCTCTGCTGTCTCAAATCGAAGGCGTAAGCTTCAGTGATGAAGAAGTGGCTGCTCTGACCAAGCGCATCCAGAACGCCGGTACTGAAGTAGTTGAAGCCAAGGCCGGTGGCGGCAGCGCGACCCTGTCTATGGGTCAGGCGGCTTTCCGTTTCGGTATGTCTCTTATCCGTGGTCTGCAGGGCGAAGCCAACGTGGTTGAATGTGCCTATGTTGACGGCGGCAGCGAGCACGCTGTGTTCTTCGCTCAGCCAGTGCTGCTGGGTAAAAACGGCGTAGAAAAAGTACTGCCTTATGGCGATGTGAGCGCGTTCGAAGCCAACGCCCGCGACGCCATGCTGGATACCCTGAAGGGTGACATCCAGCTGGGTGTAGACTTCGTTAAGTAAGTCTTGCAGATGTGAAGAAACGGAGCCTGGTGCTCCGTTTTTTTATGCCTCAAATTTGCCAGGCCTGACAGGCCACGAAGGGCACCTTGTAAAGGCGCGGACCATCACCGAATCCAATGTTAAATCCACAGCTGATTTACCCGGGCAGCGCTTTGATTTCCCAATTACCGTCACGCTTTTACACACCCGCCGAGTGACTAACCTCCTATATAGATTGGTATTGTGTGCATCATCCGGCAAAGCTGTTAGCATTGTTGTTGAAATGTTATTCAGCCACAGCCATGGGGCAGCCCAAATTTACAGGAGTTTTCAATGACCAAGTTCAGGCGGTTTTCCCGATTGGGAATAGGGGTACTGCTGGGCCTGTGCGGCGCGGCAGGTGTCAGCGCCAGCGTCACCCAGGCACCGCGGCCGGTAAAGGTGACTCAGATTGCCCTCGCCGACGGCATGAGCCAGCGCTTGCTGCCTGCCGAGGTCCGCGCCTCCGAGCGGGCGGGCTTGTCTTTCAGGGTCAGTGGTGAAATTCAGGACATTCAGGTGCGCCCCGGTGAAGAGGTGAAAGCGGGGCAAGTGCTGGCGCTGCTGGATCCTGCGCTTTACGATCAGCAACTCGAAGTGGCCCGCGCCCAATATGAACTCGCCCGGGTGCTGTATCAGCGCAACTTGAGCCTGGTGGAGCAAGGGGTGGTGTCCCGCAACGATTTTGATAAATCCAAGAGCAACCATGATGTGGCCAAAGCCGCCCTCGATAAGGCCGAGGTTGAGCTGGCCTATACCCGCCTGCTGGCGCCCTACGATGGGGTTATCTCCAAGCGCGACAAGCGCCAGTATGAATATGTCCGCGCTCAGGAAACTGTGCTGGGGATCCGCAGCGAAAACCTGATTGATGTGAGCTTCCAGCTGCCGGAGCAGTTTATCGGCGCCATCCAGCGTTATCAGGCCAATACCGGCCGCATCCTTCCGCCGGAAGTGCGTTTTGACAGCCGCGATGCCTGGTACACCGCCAGTTTGAAAGAAATGAGTACTGTGGCCGACAGCGGCACCGGCAGTTACACGGTGATTTTGACCTTGCCGATGCCGGAGCAGCTTAACATTCTGCCGGGAATGTCGGCGTCGGTCAGGGTGTCGCTGCCGGCCGAATCCGGTATGCAGGGGCCGCAAATCCCCGCCGGGGCTCTGCTGGAAGAAGCGGGCAAAACCTGGGTGTTCCGCTGGCTCGCCAAAGAGCAAAAAGTCGAGAAAGTCGAGGTGTTGTTGCAGGACGGTAAGCTGATTTCCGGCCTTCAGGACGGCGATTTTCTGGTTATTGCCGGTGCCGATGAACTCAAGGATGGCCAGGCCGCAGTGCGCTGGGTCAAGGAGCGGGGGCTGTAATGATGAAATGGTTTTATGTGGCATTGCCATTGATGATACTCGCAGGTTGCCGCCAGGCGCCTGAGATTGAAGCCAAGCCGGTTCGGGTGGCGGTTTATACCATTCCGCACACTGACAATCAGGTTAATCGCGTCTTCAATGGCGTGGCCCGTGCTCAGGATCTGACCTCACTGGCGTTTCGGGTTGAGGGCCGTATTGCCCGCATTCCTGTGACCAAGGGCCAGCAGGTGAAGGCCGGTGATGTGCTGGCGGTGCTGGAAAAGAGCGATTTTCAGATTGTGCTTAACGATCGCGCAGCCCGGCTGGATGTCACCCGCAAGCAGGCAGAGCGTGCCAAGGTGCTGGTGGATCAAAAGCTGATGGCGCAGGCGG
It encodes the following:
- the mdh gene encoding malate dehydrogenase: MKVAVLGAAGGIGQALALLLKTQLPAGSQLSLYDIAPVTPGVAVDLSHIPTAVEVKGFAGEDPTPALEGADVVLISAGVARKPGMDRSDLFNINAGIVRNLIEKVAVTCPKALVGIITNPVNTTVAIAAEVLKKAGVYDKNRLFGVTTLDVIRAETFVAEAKGVDVASVKVNVIGGHSGVTILPLLSQIEGVSFSDEEVAALTKRIQNAGTEVVEAKAGGGSATLSMGQAAFRFGMSLIRGLQGEANVVECAYVDGGSEHAVFFAQPVLLGKNGVEKVLPYGDVSAFEANARDAMLDTLKGDIQLGVDFVK
- a CDS encoding efflux RND transporter periplasmic adaptor subunit, which translates into the protein MTKFRRFSRLGIGVLLGLCGAAGVSASVTQAPRPVKVTQIALADGMSQRLLPAEVRASERAGLSFRVSGEIQDIQVRPGEEVKAGQVLALLDPALYDQQLEVARAQYELARVLYQRNLSLVEQGVVSRNDFDKSKSNHDVAKAALDKAEVELAYTRLLAPYDGVISKRDKRQYEYVRAQETVLGIRSENLIDVSFQLPEQFIGAIQRYQANTGRILPPEVRFDSRDAWYTASLKEMSTVADSGTGSYTVILTLPMPEQLNILPGMSASVRVSLPAESGMQGPQIPAGALLEEAGKTWVFRWLAKEQKVEKVEVLLQDGKLISGLQDGDFLVIAGADELKDGQAAVRWVKERGL